The following proteins are co-located in the Candidatus Woesearchaeota archaeon genome:
- a CDS encoding SdpI family protein: protein MNKAVWIAIVAVALSFAGAFYFYGKMPDRVASHWNASGEVDGYMPKFWGVFLMPIVSVAVLLLLVIIPAIDPKKKNIDEFRPYFDWFIALMMLFLLYIYSLTIAYNLGHEFDMGKMIMPALGVLFYYIGILMGHAKMNWTIGIRTPWTLSDEKVWDKPHKLGGKLFKAAGIISILSFFMPDYQFIIVIVSIMLAAIVSVVYSYLEYRNAKERKIK, encoded by the coding sequence ATGAACAAGGCAGTTTGGATTGCAATTGTTGCAGTTGCTTTATCATTTGCGGGTGCATTTTATTTTTACGGGAAAATGCCTGACAGGGTTGCATCGCATTGGAATGCCAGTGGCGAAGTTGATGGCTACATGCCGAAATTCTGGGGCGTGTTTCTCATGCCCATTGTATCTGTTGCTGTTTTGCTGTTGCTGGTTATTATCCCGGCCATAGACCCGAAGAAAAAAAATATTGATGAGTTCCGGCCGTATTTTGACTGGTTCATTGCATTGATGATGCTTTTCCTGCTCTATATATACTCCCTTACAATAGCCTACAATCTCGGGCATGAATTTGACATGGGCAAGATGATTATGCCGGCATTGGGCGTCCTGTTCTATTATATTGGGATACTCATGGGCCACGCAAAAATGAACTGGACCATTGGGATTAGGACGCCGTGGACTCTCAGCGATGAAAAAGTCTGGGACAAACCCCATAAGCTCGGCGGCAAGCTCTTCAAGGCTGCGGGGATTATATCCATTTTATCATTCTTTATGCCGGATTACCAGTTTATCATCGTGATAGTGTCGATAATGCTGGCTGCAATTGTTTCAGTGGTTTATTCTTACCTGGAGTATAGGAACGCCAAGGAGCGAAAGATTAAATAA
- a CDS encoding DUF192 domain-containing protein: MAPRRKAKRAIYHNIKFRYGKGILISIAMLVLAVLSGCSGSLLPDSQDLVCFKEVCFEIERATTPVDRERGLMNRESLDEQAGMLFIFEREGIYGFWMKNTLIPLDIIWINKDGKVVHIAPNAQPCSGEPCTLNEPTAPAKYVLEINAGLAEKLGIKTGSQADIVAKS, encoded by the coding sequence ATGGCACCAAGAAGGAAGGCGAAGAGGGCAATTTACCATAATATAAAATTCCGATATGGAAAAGGTATTTTAATTTCTATTGCTATGCTTGTGCTGGCAGTCCTCTCAGGATGCTCTGGGAGCCTGCTGCCTGACAGCCAGGACCTGGTTTGCTTTAAGGAAGTGTGCTTTGAAATTGAGCGCGCGACAACTCCAGTTGACAGGGAACGGGGACTGATGAACAGGGAAAGCCTTGACGAGCAGGCCGGCATGCTCTTTATTTTTGAGAGGGAGGGGATTTATGGCTTTTGGATGAAAAATACCCTTATCCCCCTCGATATCATATGGATTAATAAGGACGGCAAGGTGGTGCACATTGCGCCGAATGCCCAGCCTTGCAGCGGGGAACCATGCACGCTTAATGAGCCAACTGCGCCGGCAAAATACGTGCTTGAAATAAATGCCGGCCTTGCGGAAAAACTGGGCATAAAAACTGGCAGCCAGGCTGACATTGTTGCAAAAAGTTAA